In the genome of Gloeotrichia echinulata CP02, one region contains:
- a CDS encoding glycosyltransferase, whose translation MKSIHTTTWYFPDTSGGVEVYIDALLQGLRAYEVEAIVAAPRQDTEEDTYEYNNIPVYRYPVFPNSTKIQVHKQLPHGGFDYFTNWLKNHPADIYHQHSWRFDCGLRHLAIARQLGMATVVTIHMAEPVCLRGTMMRYGEEPCNGLIDTTNCGKCLGVPERVPSWAIAQLSKLPLTVSIAAETKLLTSKSIRVRQLGKTLGIPSLVTEHRRQLMQLANLADRIVIPSNWQYQAFRLNGVPEEKMILCRQGVASKFQQELASTKPQNTTLKIGFLGRWQETKGVQVLVAAVTRLPADVPVELILHATHSGKYGAANREKVLALAAGDRRIRIAEPLSRQAVPEALASFDILAVPSQCLETGPLVVLEAQAVGKPVLGSNLGGIAELVRHGVDGWLVPANDIQAWTEAIAILAKDADLLAKLRKGIRPVRTMDTVALEMLDLYKEILATSKQQLSS comes from the coding sequence ATGAAATCAATCCACACAACTACCTGGTATTTTCCAGACACATCAGGCGGCGTTGAGGTATATATAGATGCCTTATTGCAGGGTTTGCGAGCATATGAAGTAGAAGCCATAGTTGCTGCTCCCCGACAAGACACTGAGGAAGACACCTACGAATATAACAATATTCCAGTCTATCGTTATCCTGTCTTTCCCAACTCGACTAAGATACAGGTACACAAACAATTGCCCCACGGAGGCTTTGACTATTTTACTAATTGGCTAAAAAACCATCCAGCAGATATCTACCATCAACATTCCTGGCGATTTGATTGTGGTTTACGTCATCTTGCTATTGCTCGCCAGTTAGGTATGGCAACTGTAGTCACCATCCATATGGCAGAGCCTGTATGTCTGCGTGGTACGATGATGCGATATGGCGAAGAACCCTGTAATGGGTTGATTGACACTACCAACTGTGGTAAATGCCTGGGTGTTCCAGAGCGAGTGCCGTCTTGGGCGATCGCTCAACTAAGTAAACTACCACTGACTGTGAGCATAGCAGCCGAGACAAAATTACTTACCTCGAAAAGTATCAGAGTCCGCCAACTCGGTAAAACCTTGGGGATTCCTAGTCTAGTAACTGAACATCGGCGTCAGCTAATGCAACTAGCAAACCTAGCTGACCGAATTGTGATCCCCAGCAATTGGCAATATCAGGCTTTTCGCTTGAACGGTGTTCCTGAAGAAAAAATGATCCTCTGCAGACAGGGTGTTGCTAGCAAGTTTCAACAGGAACTAGCATCCACTAAACCACAAAATACTACTTTGAAAATTGGTTTTTTGGGACGCTGGCAAGAAACCAAAGGAGTGCAAGTCTTAGTCGCAGCAGTAACTCGTCTACCTGCTGATGTGCCGGTAGAATTAATCCTTCATGCTACCCATTCGGGAAAATACGGTGCGGCGAATCGAGAAAAAGTTTTAGCACTAGCGGCTGGCGATCGCCGGATTCGCATTGCGGAACCACTGTCACGTCAAGCTGTCCCAGAGGCATTGGCGAGTTTTGATATACTTGCCGTACCATCGCAATGCTTAGAAACAGGACCTCTAGTGGTTCTTGAAGCCCAAGCTGTTGGTAAGCCCGTACTTGGCTCCAATTTGGGAGGAATTGCTGAGTTAGTTCGTCACGGGGTTGATGGTTGGTTAGTTCCAGCCAACGATATCCAAGCATGGACTGAGGCGATCGCTATTCTTGCAAAGGATGCGGATTTATTAGCCAAACTGCGGAAAGGTATTAGACCAGTACGCACAATGGACACTGTTGCTTTAGAGATGCTCGACCTTTACAAGGAAATTCTCGCAACTTCAAAACAACAACTTTCCTCTTGA
- the gloB gene encoding hydroxyacylglutathione hydrolase has product MQVFRLEALSDNYIFLLYDRTQNIAAVVDPAEAEPVLKHTEKLKTELVAIFNTHHHNDHVGGNLQLIQKFPSLTVYGGAEDQGRIPGQQVFLQQGDRVQFGDRLADVFFVPGHTRAHIAYYFPPEKAGETGDLFCGDTLFAGGCGRLFEGTPTQMVDSLSKLRSLPDNTHVWCAHEYTLNNLRFALTVDGDNTDLQNRYDQVKLARSQGEATIPSLLGVEKQTNPFLRWEQPSLQLAVNSSDPVQTFARIRGLKDKY; this is encoded by the coding sequence ATGCAGGTCTTTCGTCTTGAAGCACTCTCAGACAACTACATATTTTTGCTGTACGATCGCACACAAAATATTGCGGCTGTTGTCGATCCGGCTGAGGCTGAACCAGTTTTAAAGCACACAGAAAAACTTAAAACTGAGTTGGTAGCGATTTTTAACACACACCACCATAACGACCATGTAGGTGGAAATCTGCAGCTAATACAAAAATTCCCTTCTCTGACAGTGTATGGAGGCGCCGAGGATCAAGGGAGAATTCCGGGACAGCAGGTGTTTCTTCAACAAGGCGATCGCGTCCAGTTTGGCGATCGCCTTGCTGATGTGTTCTTCGTTCCCGGACATACCCGCGCTCATATCGCTTATTACTTCCCTCCCGAAAAAGCTGGTGAAACAGGGGATTTATTCTGTGGCGATACCCTGTTTGCTGGCGGTTGCGGTCGCTTATTTGAAGGGACACCGACCCAAATGGTGGACTCTTTGAGTAAACTTCGCTCCTTACCCGATAATACCCATGTCTGGTGCGCCCACGAATATACGTTAAATAATTTACGATTTGCTTTGACTGTAGATGGTGATAACACTGATTTACAAAATCGCTACGATCAAGTCAAACTAGCCCGTAGTCAAGGAGAAGCTACTATTCCCTCCCTGTTGGGAGTAGAAAAGCAGACAAATCCATTTTTACGCTGGGAGCAGCCGTCATTACAATTAGCTGTCAACAGTAGCGATCCAGTCCAAACTTTTGCCCGTATCCGGGGATTGAAGGATAAATATTAG
- the rpsP gene encoding 30S ribosomal protein S16, whose protein sequence is MIKLRLKRYGKKREASYRIIAINSLSRRDGRPLEELGFYNPRTDEVRLDVPGIVKRLQQGAQPTDTVRRILVKANVFEQVSATAAS, encoded by the coding sequence ATGATCAAACTGCGCTTGAAGCGATACGGTAAAAAGCGGGAAGCAAGTTATCGCATTATTGCTATAAATAGCCTATCTCGCCGTGACGGTCGTCCCCTAGAAGAGCTTGGATTCTACAACCCTAGAACTGATGAAGTGCGATTGGATGTTCCTGGAATCGTTAAGCGACTGCAACAAGGCGCTCAACCCACTGACACCGTACGTCGCATCCTAGTAAAAGCCAATGTTTTTGAACAGGTCAGTGCAACAGCCGCATCATAA
- a CDS encoding phosphoribulokinase, with translation MSRPIILGIVGDSAAGKTTLTRGIAQVLGPENVTLICTDDYHRYDRQQRAEIGITALHPDCNYLDIMQQHLSLLRTGQSILKPVYSHKTGTFEPPQYIKPNKFVIIEGLLGYSTRAVRDAYDVKVYLAPPESLRSQWKVKRDTLKRGYTPEQVLAELEKREPDSEQFIRPQRQWSDMVVSFYPPEGESEETNGHLNVRLVLRPTIPHPDFTPIIKSTNGDSQSAIRLGLDRDMSKPVDVLEVDGHATLEQVNKLEHIICSDLPHLQSFCDRESNPELGKIAGTTGETLQSYPLALTQLIITYHMLKATQIYQ, from the coding sequence ATGAGCCGTCCAATAATTCTGGGTATTGTCGGCGACAGTGCCGCTGGAAAAACAACACTAACTCGCGGGATTGCTCAGGTACTCGGACCAGAGAATGTCACGCTGATCTGTACAGATGATTACCACCGTTACGATCGCCAACAACGTGCGGAAATTGGGATTACTGCCCTTCACCCAGATTGCAATTATTTAGATATTATGCAGCAGCACCTCTCGCTGCTACGCACAGGACAGTCAATTCTCAAGCCAGTTTATAGCCACAAAACTGGCACATTCGAGCCGCCGCAGTACATTAAACCAAATAAATTCGTAATTATTGAGGGATTACTCGGTTATTCTACCCGCGCTGTTCGTGATGCCTACGATGTTAAAGTTTATCTTGCACCCCCTGAATCACTACGATCTCAGTGGAAAGTGAAACGGGATACACTAAAACGGGGTTATACGCCAGAACAAGTACTGGCAGAACTAGAAAAGCGTGAACCAGACTCAGAGCAGTTTATTAGACCGCAGCGACAATGGTCAGATATGGTTGTGAGTTTCTATCCTCCCGAAGGGGAGTCAGAGGAAACTAATGGACACTTAAATGTCCGTTTGGTACTGCGTCCCACAATTCCCCATCCAGATTTTACGCCGATTATCAAATCTACCAATGGCGATTCTCAGTCAGCAATCCGTCTCGGACTAGACCGGGATATGAGTAAACCCGTAGATGTCTTGGAAGTGGATGGTCATGCTACCTTAGAGCAGGTGAACAAGTTAGAGCATATTATCTGTTCTGATTTGCCGCATTTACAGAGTTTCTGCGATCGCGAAAGTAACCCAGAATTAGGCAAAATCGCCGGCACAACGGGAGAGACACTCCAGAGTTACCCCCTCGCTCTGACTCAGTTGATCATTACCTACCACATGCTTAAGGCAACACAAATATATCAGTAG
- the ffh gene encoding signal recognition particle protein, protein MFDALSDRLEGAWKKLRGQDKISQSNIQDALREVRRALLEADVNLQVVKDFISGVETKAQGAEVLSGVRPDQQFIKIVYDELVQVMGEENVPLKEVAGQTTVVLMAGLQGTGKTTASAKLALHLRKLNRSCLLVATDVYRPAAIDQLITLGKQIDVPVFELGSDANPVEIARQGVERAKAEGVNTVIIDTAGRLQIDEDMMAELARIKETIQPHETLLVVDSMTGQEAANLTRTFHDQIGITGAILTKMDGDSRGGAALSVRQISGAPIKFVGVGEKVEALQPFYPDRMASRILGMGDVLTLVEKAQEEFDLADAEKMQEKILSAKFDFTDFVKQLRLLKNMGSLGGIIKMIPGMNKLSDDQLKQGETQLKRCEAMINSMTVQERRDPDLLASSPSRRRRIAAGAGYKEPDVSKLVADFQKMRSLMQQMGQGRMPAGMPGMFGGGMSNPFAGAGNRPPAPGWRGYTGGAGTQKKKKDKKKKGFGNL, encoded by the coding sequence ATGTTTGATGCTTTATCTGACCGTTTAGAAGGCGCCTGGAAAAAACTGCGGGGACAGGATAAAATTTCCCAATCCAACATCCAAGATGCTTTGCGGGAAGTACGTCGTGCTTTGTTGGAAGCTGATGTCAATCTCCAGGTAGTCAAAGATTTTATTAGCGGCGTCGAAACTAAGGCACAGGGAGCCGAAGTCCTCTCTGGTGTGCGACCTGACCAACAGTTTATCAAAATTGTTTACGATGAACTAGTGCAGGTAATGGGGGAAGAAAATGTTCCCCTAAAAGAAGTGGCTGGACAAACCACTGTTGTGCTGATGGCGGGGTTGCAGGGTACCGGTAAAACTACAGCTAGCGCTAAATTAGCTCTACATCTGCGGAAATTAAACCGCAGCTGTTTGTTGGTAGCCACAGACGTATATCGCCCAGCAGCTATTGATCAGCTGATAACACTAGGTAAGCAAATTGACGTACCTGTCTTTGAGCTAGGAAGCGACGCTAACCCCGTAGAAATCGCCCGGCAAGGTGTAGAACGGGCTAAGGCTGAGGGTGTTAATACAGTAATTATTGATACTGCTGGTCGGCTACAAATTGACGAAGACATGATGGCGGAACTCGCCCGCATCAAAGAAACAATTCAACCCCACGAAACTCTGTTAGTCGTGGACTCGATGACTGGTCAAGAGGCGGCAAATCTGACGCGCACCTTCCACGACCAAATTGGGATTACAGGGGCAATTCTGACGAAAATGGATGGTGATAGCCGTGGTGGGGCGGCGCTATCGGTACGCCAAATTTCTGGCGCACCAATTAAGTTTGTCGGGGTCGGCGAGAAAGTCGAAGCACTACAACCGTTTTATCCTGACCGGATGGCGTCGCGAATTCTCGGTATGGGCGATGTCTTGACCTTGGTAGAAAAAGCCCAGGAAGAGTTTGACCTCGCAGACGCTGAGAAAATGCAGGAGAAAATCCTGTCAGCAAAGTTTGATTTTACAGATTTTGTCAAACAGCTGCGCCTATTGAAAAACATGGGTTCTCTGGGCGGGATTATCAAAATGATCCCAGGGATGAACAAGCTCTCAGATGACCAACTCAAGCAGGGAGAAACCCAGCTTAAGCGCTGTGAAGCGATGATTAATTCCATGACCGTCCAGGAACGGCGCGATCCAGATTTGTTAGCCAGTTCTCCCAGTCGGCGACGGCGGATAGCTGCGGGAGCTGGCTATAAAGAGCCAGATGTCAGTAAACTAGTAGCTGATTTCCAAAAAATGCGATCGCTCATGCAGCAAATGGGTCAAGGTCGTATGCCAGCAGGTATGCCAGGAATGTTTGGCGGTGGTATGAGCAACCCCTTTGCAGGCGCTGGTAATCGTCCCCCAGCCCCAGGATGGCGAGGTTACACAGGCGGCGCCGGCACACAAAAGAAAAAGAAGGATAAAAAGAAAAAAGGGTTTGGAAATCTTTAG